Genomic segment of Halarchaeum grantii:
ATCAGAGAGCGGCCCGATGCTCGGTGGGCTGTCAATGATGATGTAGTCGTACTCGTCGCCGAGCAACGGATCAATGATGTAGTTGCGCACACGCGTGACTCCGTATGCGCTTGTCCGAAGCTGGTTCTCGACCTCATCAAGGTCGCGATGGCTCGGAATGACGTCCATCCACTCAGTGTGACGGATGAGGTCGTGGATTTCGACGTCAGAATCTGCATCCCAGACATCGCCGAGGTTCGCATCCGCCTCGTAATACTCCTCGAGGCCAACACCTTCGGTGGCGTTCCCCTGCTGGTCGAGGTCGACGAGGAGAACGTCGTGGCCACGTGCATCAAGTCGTTCGGCGACGTTGATCGCGACAGTCGTCTTTCCGACGCCGCCCTTCTGCAGGGCGACGGTCACCGCCCGTGGTTCTACTGAATCGGCCATACCGAACCCACAGTAGCCAACATAGTAAAGCTACCTACGCCACCCACCCCACCTAAGGTACCTAAGCTAGCTAACTCAGATGAGGTGGTTAGAGAGGTTGAAAAGGGGTACAGAGGCGTGAAATGCTAGCTAGGCAGCGCACTCGTATCCAAGAGTCACCCCAGCGGAACCACCATGCGGTCTCTCCTCAAAGATCAATCGAGACACCACACTATTTCATACCAGATTGGGTATCAACCCCATATAAAATCAGCCACCGCGCTATTTCATACCAGATCTCGCGAAGGGCAGGTTCAAGCTTAAAGAACAGCACCCCGCCGTTTCATCCCAATCAGAGCTAGAGCCGCAGACGGGTTGAGTTAAAAATACACCACCCCCACTATTTCATACCAAGTGCGAGAGTGTCCCATACATTACTTCCACGAATCAACACTGGATTGCGTCTGCGTGGCCTCACGAGCCGTTGATTGTTGGCCCGCAAAGGACTCAAGCTCGTCAATGAGTTCTGTCGAGAGGAGGTCGGACCTTTCAGGCATCCCTGACGGTTCTGTCTCACCGAGGACGCGGAGTATCATCTCGTAGTCAACCGTATCGAGTTCGTAGACGTATCCGGACTTCCCAGGGCCGCCATAGTTGTCCTTGCGGTTGAGCAGGCCTAGCTGGTACATTTCCTTGAGGTAGTCCGCTACCCGCCGCTTCGACGTCGTCTTATCAAGGAGTTCGCCCGAGAGCTGCTTGTACTTCGGGTAGAGGCTTTCACGGCTGATCGGCGTCTCGTCACGGATATCGTGCAACATGATGACGCTGAGTGTTACTTTCTGCTGCTCGTCAAAGTCAGATGTGACCTCGTAAATCCGATCGCGTTCCTTCTCCTCCTGATCTCTCTTCTCCTGTTACTGGCTGGTTCGATACCGCTGTCCCTACTCATCCACACGGGAAAACAAATCAATAGGGGTGTCTGTCTCCCCCTTCTCGATACCTACTCCCCATCCTCAACAGGGCCCTTGTATTTCGAAGTGACCTTGTCCCCC
This window contains:
- a CDS encoding ParA family protein yields the protein MADSVEPRAVTVALQKGGVGKTTVAINVAERLDARGHDVLLVDLDQQGNATEGVGLEEYYEADANLGDVWDADSDVEIHDLIRHTEWMDVIPSHRDLDEVENQLRTSAYGVTRVRNYIIDPLLGDEYDYIIIDSPPSIGPLSDSALVGTEHVLVPLKMREASISGFQRMVEQQLQPLRNEGGIDVHVLALVPNILEGDGEEKRIIRDIEDSPWADRLPKFARSEQFDESPGPGLRKRVAFGRAYREGKPLAAYDPENDQLPRLDELADIVERGDVDA